In Maridesulfovibrio frigidus DSM 17176, a genomic segment contains:
- a CDS encoding OmpA/MotB family protein, translating to MRNDEFKCDIDLMEFGSSDSDTSGMNGWSVPWADLMMVMFVLFVVLFIYSKSEENIKVIFASNAQSKVSPTPVDSLIDMLSVHRQSMSGSTRVLLAPQDVLYRSSDGAVSVGSEDNGQMKIVMRGDAFFAPGKSSFEPKTLQYLAEISEVLTKNHHAIHIVGHTDHSDVAKLEAGAAFELSASRAAKVAQYLISEKSIDPARILVSGRGGTLPELPDTMGEVSGNNRRVELFVINPDVNAK from the coding sequence ATGAGAAACGATGAATTTAAATGTGATATAGATTTGATGGAGTTCGGTTCCTCGGATTCTGATACATCCGGCATGAATGGATGGTCTGTTCCTTGGGCTGACCTTATGATGGTAATGTTCGTCCTCTTTGTTGTGCTGTTTATCTACAGCAAGTCTGAGGAAAACATTAAAGTTATTTTTGCAAGCAACGCGCAGTCTAAAGTTTCTCCCACTCCAGTTGATAGTCTCATTGATATGCTTTCCGTTCATCGTCAATCAATGAGCGGCAGCACCAGAGTTCTTTTGGCACCTCAAGATGTTCTTTATCGCAGCAGTGACGGAGCGGTAAGTGTGGGCAGTGAAGATAATGGTCAGATGAAAATCGTCATGCGCGGTGATGCTTTCTTTGCTCCCGGAAAAAGTAGCTTTGAGCCAAAGACTTTGCAATATCTTGCTGAGATATCGGAAGTTCTTACAAAAAATCATCATGCCATACATATCGTCGGTCATACCGATCATAGTGACGTTGCTAAGCTGGAAGCGGGGGCTGCTTTTGAGCTATCCGCAAGCCGCGCCGCAAAAGTAGCACAATATTTAATAAGTGAAAAATCTATCGACCCCGCGCGTATTCTTGTTAGCGGGCGAGGTGGAACCCTTCCTGAGCTCCCGGATACCATGGGTGAAGTTTCAGGTAATAATCGTCGTGTAGAACTTTTCGTCATTAATCCTGACGTCAATGCCAAGTAA